A genomic stretch from Desulfolutivibrio sulfodismutans DSM 3696 includes:
- a CDS encoding ABC transporter permease encodes MPVPLSYSYRNLLTRRMTTALTAGGMSLVVFVFAATLMLAEGLRQTLVSTGSPTNAVVLRKGSETEVQSGIERSQASVVTTRPEIAVAPDGTAMAAREVVVLIGLPRASTGKISNAVIRGTDVKSLALRPQVRLARGREPRRGSTEVMVGKNVAKGFTGTQIGDRLRFGKREWEVVGVFDAGNTGFSSEIWADGDQVMRSFGRDAYSIVVAGLRDAGAYEAFQIGVEGDPRLTAETFRETRYYEKQSEMMAKFLRILGVSLTIIFSLGAMIGAMITMYSAVANRVPEIGTLRALGFGRGSILAAFLAESVFLSLLGGAMGLGAAAVLNFFTFSTTNFQTFSELAFKFALTGDIIMLSLGFSVFMGILGGLPPALRASRLQIVEALREA; translated from the coding sequence ATGCCGGTTCCCTTGTCGTACAGTTACCGCAACCTGTTGACGCGGCGCATGACCACGGCCCTCACGGCCGGCGGCATGTCGCTGGTGGTCTTTGTTTTTGCGGCCACATTGATGCTGGCCGAGGGCCTGCGCCAGACGTTGGTGTCCACGGGCTCGCCGACCAACGCGGTGGTCTTGCGCAAGGGTTCGGAGACCGAGGTGCAAAGCGGCATCGAGCGGTCCCAGGCCTCGGTGGTGACCACCCGGCCGGAGATCGCCGTGGCCCCGGACGGCACGGCCATGGCGGCGCGGGAGGTGGTGGTTTTGATCGGCTTGCCGCGCGCGTCCACGGGCAAGATCTCCAACGCCGTGATCCGGGGCACGGACGTGAAGTCGTTGGCGCTACGGCCGCAGGTACGATTGGCTAGGGGCCGCGAGCCCCGGCGGGGCAGCACCGAGGTCATGGTGGGAAAAAACGTGGCCAAGGGCTTCACGGGAACGCAGATCGGCGACCGGCTGCGCTTCGGGAAGCGGGAGTGGGAGGTGGTGGGCGTCTTCGATGCCGGGAACACGGGATTTTCGTCCGAGATCTGGGCCGACGGGGATCAGGTGATGCGTTCGTTCGGCCGCGACGCCTATTCCATCGTGGTGGCGGGGCTGCGGGATGCTGGGGCGTATGAGGCGTTTCAGATCGGGGTCGAGGGCGACCCGAGGCTGACGGCGGAAACGTTTCGGGAGACGCGGTATTATGAAAAGCAGTCGGAGATGATGGCCAAGTTTTTGCGCATCCTGGGGGTGTCTTTGACCATCATTTTTTCGCTTGGGGCCATGATCGGGGCCATGATCACCATGTATTCGGCCGTGGCCAACCGGGTGCCGGAGATCGGGACGCTGCGGGCGCTGGGGTTCGGGCGGGGGAGCATCCTTGCGGCGTTTCTGGCCGAATCGGTGTTCCTGTCGCTTCTTGGCGGGGCCATGGGGCTTGGCGCGGCGGCGGTCCTCAACTTCTTCACCTTCTCCACCACCAATTTCCAGACCTTTTCAGAACTGGCCTTCAAATTCGCCCTGACCGGGGACATCATCATGCTGTCCCTGGGGTTTTCGGTCTTCATGGGGATTTTGGGCGGCCTGCCCCCGGCGCTTCGGGCCTCGCGCTTACAAATCGTGGAGGCCCTGCGGGAGGCGTAG
- a CDS encoding ABC transporter permease has translation MFLIRLVVKNAFRHTLRSFLTILGITVALLAFGLLRTVMDAWHIGVEASSATRLVTRNAVSLIVPLPLSYRERIRGVPGITYVSYGNWFGGIYIDEKNFFANFVVEPESYLALYPEILIDPGQKNDFLRDRKGAIVGRKLAERFNWKLGDTVTLKGTIYPGEWEMVIRGIYDGARPDTDLTTLLFHFSYVDETMKKTTPSRAGQVGFFMLGISDPDLAGEISRAVDATFKNSQAETLTETEKAFQLGFVSMSEAILMAINLVSYVVILIILAVAANTMAMSVRERSAEFAVMKTLGFKGPAIAALVLGESMILSLAGTSLGLALTAPLAQAFGSTLSQYFPVFAVSRQTILLGLFSGLFVGVAAAAVPAWRVWKTPIAESFRRIG, from the coding sequence ATGTTTCTGATTAGGCTGGTCGTTAAAAACGCCTTCCGCCACACCCTGCGCTCCTTTCTGACCATTCTCGGCATCACCGTGGCCCTTTTGGCCTTCGGGCTTCTGCGCACGGTCATGGACGCCTGGCACATCGGGGTCGAGGCCTCGTCGGCCACCCGTCTCGTGACCCGCAACGCCGTGTCGCTCATCGTCCCCCTGCCCCTGTCCTACCGGGAACGCATCCGGGGCGTGCCCGGCATCACCTACGTCTCCTACGGCAACTGGTTCGGCGGCATCTACATCGACGAAAAAAACTTCTTCGCCAACTTCGTGGTGGAACCCGAATCCTATCTGGCCCTGTACCCGGAAATCCTCATCGACCCGGGCCAGAAAAACGACTTCCTGCGCGACCGCAAGGGGGCCATCGTCGGCCGCAAGCTGGCCGAACGCTTCAATTGGAAGCTCGGCGACACCGTCACCCTCAAGGGCACCATCTATCCCGGGGAGTGGGAAATGGTCATCCGGGGCATCTACGACGGCGCCCGGCCCGACACAGACCTGACCACCCTGCTCTTCCATTTCAGCTACGTGGACGAGACCATGAAAAAAACCACCCCCTCCCGGGCTGGTCAGGTCGGGTTTTTCATGCTCGGCATCAGCGACCCTGACCTGGCCGGAGAAATCTCCCGGGCCGTGGACGCCACCTTCAAAAACTCCCAGGCCGAGACCCTCACCGAAACCGAAAAGGCCTTCCAACTCGGGTTCGTGTCCATGAGCGAGGCAATTCTCATGGCCATCAACCTCGTGTCCTACGTGGTCATCCTGATCATCCTGGCCGTGGCCGCCAACACCATGGCCATGTCCGTACGCGAACGTAGCGCCGAATTCGCCGTCATGAAAACCCTGGGCTTCAAAGGCCCGGCCATCGCCGCTCTCGTCCTTGGCGAGTCCATGATCCTGAGCCTTGCCGGAACATCCCTCGGGCTAGCGCTGACCGCCCCCCTGGCCCAGGCCTTCGGCAGCACCCTGTCGCAATACTTCCCGGTTTTCGCCGTCTCGCGGCAGACCATCCTGCTGGGCCTTTTCTCCGGCCTCTTCGTCGGCGTCGCCGCCGCCGCCGTCCCGGCCTGGCGGGTGTGGAAAACCCCTATCGCCGAAAGTTTTCGGCGCATCGGCTAA
- a CDS encoding ABC transporter ATP-binding protein, whose protein sequence is MDTPLIRIRDLYKSYTRGDQSIPVLSGITFDIAAGEFLALIGPSGSGKSTLLNLIAGIDTADSGQILMGDTDIVTLSEGELADWRSGHVGFIFQFYNLIPVLTALENVELPLLLTDLSRHERREHAAHALEAVNLADRMDHRPNQLSGGQQQRVAIARAIVADPDIIVADEPTGDLDRVSAQDILHLMNRLNTELGKTIIMVTHDQRAADAAHLVRSLDKGVLHVSD, encoded by the coding sequence ATGGACACCCCGCTCATCCGCATCCGCGACCTCTACAAGTCCTACACCCGGGGCGATCAGTCCATCCCCGTGCTTTCGGGCATCACCTTCGACATCGCCGCCGGGGAATTTCTGGCCCTGATCGGCCCTTCCGGCTCGGGCAAGTCCACGCTTTTAAACCTCATCGCAGGCATCGACACCGCCGATTCAGGCCAAATCCTGATGGGCGACACGGACATCGTCACCCTGTCCGAGGGAGAACTGGCCGACTGGCGAAGCGGCCATGTGGGATTTATCTTCCAGTTCTACAACCTCATCCCCGTGCTTACGGCCCTGGAAAACGTGGAGCTGCCCCTGCTTTTGACCGATCTCTCCCGGCATGAACGCCGGGAACACGCCGCCCATGCCCTGGAGGCCGTCAACCTGGCCGACCGCATGGACCACCGCCCCAACCAACTCTCGGGCGGCCAGCAGCAACGCGTGGCCATCGCCCGGGCTATCGTGGCCGACCCGGACATCATCGTGGCCGACGAACCCACCGGCGACCTGGACCGGGTCTCCGCCCAGGATATCCTGCACCTCATGAACCGCCTGAACACCGAACTGGGCAAGACCATCATCATGGTCACCCACGACCAGCGGGCCGCTGACGCCGCCCACCTCGTGCGCAGCCTGGACAAGGGCGTGCTCCATGTTTCTGATTAG
- a CDS encoding efflux RND transporter periplasmic adaptor subunit, which produces MTSDLTKLRIEKRDAAAPGKAWKRRLKRAAMAASIICALIAAYLAFPSSHTVEAGKAAMAYPSRALTLLSASGYVVADRKASLATKATARLVWIGVEEGSTVKQGDIVARLENDDVAAALDQAAAQLENAGHRIAEARAELTDAELHHGRMSRLVKNGYVAKSEHDSSKARKDKAKAALDQAEAELAARTAAMAEARANLEYTLVRTPFDAVILTKNADVGDIISPLGASANAKAAVVTIADLASLQVEVDVSESNLSRVKAGAPCEIILDAFPDERFPGYVHMIVPTADRTKATVMVKIRFATLDPRVMPEMSAKAAFLERPLAPGEEIPRLAVPARALAKRGGRDVVFRIEDGHAREVPVTPGPPLGDMVEISGGISPGDRLVLSPPAALNTGDAITIQEG; this is translated from the coding sequence ATGACCTCCGACCTGACCAAACTCCGCATCGAGAAACGCGACGCCGCCGCACCCGGCAAAGCCTGGAAACGGCGGCTCAAACGCGCGGCCATGGCGGCGTCGATCATCTGCGCCCTCATCGCCGCCTATCTGGCCTTTCCCAGCTCCCACACGGTGGAGGCGGGCAAGGCAGCCATGGCCTACCCCTCCCGGGCGCTGACGCTCCTTTCGGCCAGCGGCTATGTGGTGGCCGACCGCAAAGCTTCGCTGGCCACCAAGGCCACGGCGCGGTTGGTATGGATCGGGGTGGAGGAAGGAAGCACCGTGAAGCAGGGCGACATCGTGGCCAGGCTTGAAAACGATGACGTGGCCGCCGCCCTGGACCAGGCCGCCGCGCAACTGGAAAACGCCGGGCACCGCATCGCCGAGGCCAGGGCCGAACTGACCGACGCCGAACTGCACCACGGCCGCATGTCCCGGCTGGTCAAAAACGGCTATGTGGCCAAATCCGAACACGACTCGTCCAAGGCCAGAAAAGACAAGGCAAAAGCCGCCCTGGACCAGGCCGAGGCCGAACTGGCGGCACGGACGGCGGCCATGGCCGAGGCCCGGGCCAACCTGGAATACACCCTGGTCCGAACCCCCTTCGACGCCGTGATCCTGACCAAGAACGCCGACGTGGGTGACATCATCTCCCCGCTTGGGGCCTCGGCCAACGCCAAGGCCGCCGTGGTCACCATCGCCGACCTTGCCTCGCTCCAGGTGGAGGTGGACGTATCCGAATCCAACCTGTCCAGGGTCAAAGCGGGGGCTCCCTGCGAAATCATCCTGGACGCCTTCCCCGACGAACGCTTTCCCGGCTACGTGCATATGATCGTGCCCACGGCGGATCGCACCAAGGCCACGGTCATGGTCAAGATCCGCTTCGCGACCCTCGACCCCCGGGTCATGCCCGAGATGAGCGCCAAGGCGGCCTTCCTGGAACGCCCCCTGGCCCCGGGAGAGGAGATTCCCCGGCTGGCCGTTCCGGCCAGGGCGCTGGCCAAACGCGGCGGTCGCGACGTGGTCTTTCGCATTGAGGACGGCCACGCCAGGGAAGTTCCCGTGACCCCGGGCCCGCCCCTGGGCGACATGGTGGAGATCTCGGGAGGAATATCCCCGGGCGACCGGCTGGTGCTGTCGCCCCCGGCGGCGCTCAACACCGGCGACGCCATCACCATCCAGGAAGGATAG
- a CDS encoding HAMP domain-containing sensor histidine kinase produces MNPFRHSLGFKIATAVFLSAIVVYAGIVAVDVNWFRDNLLVELKNASAFSAELLQMAVEEPMRKGDDEATRRQFESLAPYGRVSLYMTDQKGEITYSNREDILRKNISEVVEDASFAAMLRQSLASPGERSDILHIGGEPYFTEVKTVSNAPSCHHCHGAARPILGTVVMLQNVSDQHERLKQFHYKRTVVLLLGLSALLAVVMAYIHRAFITRVADITRKTGAVTAGNLDMRFDVGGSDEISRLCHHLNAMVAGRKRAEAKLADLNRDLEGQVDQRTRDLIRQAAELEKANRRLRERERMKTIFLSTVSHEFKTPLTAVLGFAKLIARRFTRDILPQASGRTDDFGRSAAQIAANLPVMVQEADRLSNLVEKVIDLSDLESGSAVFDMAPMDLCHSVETAMETVRRQAAGKGLALSFERGPCPCPVTGDARRLAAALSHLLQNAVAFTTTGGVTCRVRPTADGAAVDVIDTGRGIAPDDQKAIFETFRQLGDHLTDKPGGTGLGLAIARAVARAHGGQVTVQSEPGKGSTFTLTILNPPRS; encoded by the coding sequence CAACCTGCTCGTGGAACTGAAAAACGCCTCGGCCTTCAGCGCGGAGCTTCTGCAGATGGCCGTTGAGGAACCCATGCGCAAGGGAGACGACGAGGCCACCCGCCGCCAGTTCGAGTCCCTGGCCCCCTATGGCCGCGTCTCCCTGTACATGACCGACCAAAAAGGCGAGATCACCTATTCCAACCGGGAAGACATCCTGCGCAAAAACATCAGCGAGGTGGTCGAAGACGCCTCCTTCGCGGCCATGCTCAGGCAGAGCCTGGCCAGCCCCGGTGAGCGCAGCGACATCCTGCACATTGGAGGGGAACCCTACTTCACCGAGGTCAAAACCGTCTCCAACGCCCCCTCCTGCCACCACTGCCATGGCGCGGCCCGGCCCATCCTGGGAACCGTGGTCATGCTGCAAAACGTCAGCGACCAGCACGAACGCCTCAAACAGTTCCATTATAAACGCACGGTGGTGCTTCTTCTGGGGCTCTCCGCCCTGTTGGCCGTGGTCATGGCCTACATCCACCGGGCCTTCATCACCCGGGTGGCCGACATCACCCGCAAAACCGGCGCGGTCACGGCCGGAAACCTGGACATGCGCTTCGACGTGGGCGGCAGCGACGAGATTTCCCGGCTGTGCCACCACTTAAACGCCATGGTTGCCGGGCGAAAGCGGGCCGAGGCCAAACTGGCCGACCTCAACCGCGATCTTGAGGGGCAGGTGGATCAACGTACCCGGGATCTGATCCGGCAGGCCGCAGAACTGGAGAAGGCCAACCGCAGGCTGCGCGAACGCGAACGCATGAAGACCATCTTTTTGTCCACCGTCTCCCACGAATTCAAGACCCCCCTGACCGCCGTCCTGGGGTTCGCCAAGCTCATCGCCCGGCGCTTCACCCGGGACATCCTGCCCCAGGCATCGGGCCGCACGGACGACTTCGGCCGCTCGGCCGCCCAGATCGCGGCAAATCTGCCGGTCATGGTCCAGGAGGCCGACCGGTTGTCGAATCTCGTCGAGAAGGTCATCGACCTGTCCGACCTGGAATCGGGCAGCGCGGTCTTCGACATGGCTCCCATGGACCTGTGCCATTCCGTCGAGACGGCCATGGAGACGGTGCGCCGACAGGCCGCAGGCAAAGGACTGGCCCTGTCCTTTGAGCGCGGCCCGTGTCCCTGCCCGGTCACGGGCGACGCCCGGCGTCTGGCTGCGGCCCTGTCCCATTTGCTGCAAAACGCCGTGGCCTTCACCACGACGGGCGGCGTGACCTGCCGGGTGCGGCCCACGGCCGACGGCGCGGCCGTGGACGTGATCGACACCGGCCGGGGCATCGCCCCCGACGACCAGAAGGCCATCTTTGAAACCTTCCGCCAGCTCGGCGACCATCTGACGGACAAGCCCGGAGGCACGGGACTTGGGCTGGCCATCGCCCGGGCCGTGGCCCGGGCCCACGGCGGCCAGGTCACGGTGCAAAGCGAGCCGGGCAAGGGCAGCACCTTCACCCTGACCATACTCAACCCGCCGCGTTCCTGA